A genomic window from Flavobacterium phycosphaerae includes:
- a CDS encoding MBL fold metallo-hydrolase, whose product MKIEQIYTGCIAQAAYYLESNGEAAIFDPLREVQPYLDKAQKDNAKIKYIFETHFHADFVSGHIDLAQKSGGKIVYGPTAAPEFEAIIATDNQEFKVGDYTVKAIHTPGHTLESTCYLLTDANGKQHGIITGDTLFIGDVGRPDLAQALTEELTQEKLASYLFDSLRNKIMPLADDLIVYPSHGAGSACGKNMSKETTDTLGNQKKTNYALRADMTKEEFTKELLDGLGAPPAYFPQNVMLNIKGYESLDTVIKNSKIALSAAEFEAVANQGDVVVLDVRHENDFVKAHIPNSIFIGIQGNFAPWVGSLLRDVNQKLLLVIPEGREEETITRLSRVGFDHVLGYLNGGIDAWTTAGFETDAIASISPETFANQLKADSIVVDARKPGEFEAEHVENAINLPLDNVNENFQSVPKDRDFFLHCAGGYRSVIMASILKSRGIHNMINVEKGMNGIKQTSVNCTQFVCPSTQK is encoded by the coding sequence ATGAAAATCGAACAAATATATACCGGATGTATTGCCCAAGCTGCCTACTATTTAGAAAGCAATGGAGAAGCTGCTATCTTTGACCCTTTGCGTGAAGTGCAACCCTATTTAGACAAAGCGCAAAAAGATAATGCTAAAATAAAATACATTTTTGAAACGCATTTTCATGCCGATTTTGTTTCAGGTCATATCGATTTGGCACAAAAAAGCGGAGGAAAAATTGTTTATGGTCCAACAGCTGCACCTGAATTTGAAGCCATCATCGCTACCGATAATCAGGAATTTAAAGTAGGTGACTATACCGTTAAAGCCATTCATACGCCGGGACATACTTTAGAAAGCACCTGTTATTTACTAACCGATGCTAACGGAAAACAACACGGCATCATCACAGGAGACACGCTTTTCATTGGCGATGTGGGCCGTCCCGATTTAGCACAAGCCCTAACCGAAGAACTCACTCAGGAAAAATTGGCTTCTTATCTTTTTGATTCATTGCGCAACAAAATCATGCCCTTAGCAGATGATTTAATTGTATACCCAAGTCATGGTGCCGGCAGTGCTTGTGGCAAAAACATGAGCAAAGAAACTACCGACACTTTGGGAAATCAAAAGAAAACCAATTATGCGTTGAGAGCTGATATGACTAAAGAAGAATTCACTAAAGAGTTGTTAGACGGTTTAGGCGCGCCACCGGCTTATTTTCCTCAAAATGTGATGCTGAATATCAAAGGGTATGAGAGCCTTGACACTGTAATCAAAAACAGTAAAATAGCACTTTCTGCTGCTGAATTTGAAGCGGTGGCCAATCAAGGAGACGTTGTCGTTTTGGATGTTAGACATGAAAATGATTTTGTAAAAGCACATATTCCAAATTCGATTTTTATTGGTATACAAGGTAATTTTGCCCCATGGGTAGGGTCATTACTCAGAGATGTGAATCAAAAATTACTATTAGTTATCCCCGAAGGAAGAGAAGAAGAAACCATCACGCGTTTGTCTCGTGTTGGATTTGACCATGTGCTTGGTTACTTAAATGGTGGCATCGATGCTTGGACCACTGCCGGTTTTGAAACGGATGCTATAGCTTCTATCTCTCCGGAAACTTTTGCCAATCAATTAAAGGCCGACAGTATAGTGGTGGATGCCCGTAAACCGGGTGAGTTTGAAGCAGAACATGTAGAAAACGCTATCAATCTTCCGTTGGATAATGTCAATGAAAATTTCCAAAGTGTACCAAAAGACCGGGATTTCTTTTTGCATTGTGCCGGCGGATATCGCTCCGTGATTATGGCATCAATTCTGAAATCAAGAGGCATTCATAACATGATTAATGTAGAAAAAGGAATGAATGGCATCAAGCAAACATCAGTAAACTGTACCCAATTTGTTTGTCCTTCAACTCAAAAATAA
- a CDS encoding sulfite exporter TauE/SafE family protein yields MLEILGYIGALFIGLVLGITGGGGSILTVPILVYVLHLNPLIATAYSLFIVGTTSTFGTISNFKKGLVVPKTAIQFAIPSVIGVYLTRKFVVHHLPDVIFYFGAVQLTKATFLMLIFAVVMFLAAYSMLKPPKKIEESEWKTKGPVIIIIQLFFVGILIGLVGAGGGFLIIPALIQLAKLPIKKAIGTSLLIIAFNSLIGFMGDVQNIAIDWTFLLVFTAISITGILIGLRIQQYINERLLRKIFGIFVLAMSILILYEEVFS; encoded by the coding sequence ATGCTTGAAATTTTAGGATATATCGGAGCTTTATTTATCGGATTAGTACTTGGCATTACCGGTGGCGGTGGTTCTATCTTAACAGTTCCGATATTGGTTTACGTTTTACATTTAAATCCATTAATCGCAACAGCTTATTCTTTATTCATAGTAGGTACTACTTCAACTTTTGGCACAATCAGTAATTTTAAAAAAGGGCTGGTAGTCCCAAAAACAGCAATACAATTTGCTATTCCTTCGGTAATTGGTGTTTATCTGACTCGAAAATTTGTAGTGCACCATTTACCCGATGTCATTTTTTATTTTGGAGCTGTCCAACTGACCAAAGCTACTTTTTTGATGCTCATTTTTGCTGTGGTGATGTTTTTAGCTGCTTATTCGATGCTGAAACCACCAAAAAAAATTGAAGAGAGTGAGTGGAAAACCAAAGGACCTGTTATCATCATCATACAGCTATTCTTTGTTGGTATTTTAATAGGATTAGTGGGAGCTGGTGGTGGTTTTTTGATAATTCCTGCCTTGATACAATTGGCCAAATTACCTATTAAAAAAGCCATTGGAACTTCGTTGTTAATCATTGCCTTCAACTCACTGATTGGTTTTATGGGCGATGTGCAAAATATTGCTATTGACTGGACTTTTCTACTAGTTTTCACTGCAATTTCAATTACCGGAATTCTTATTGGTTTGCGAATTCAGCAATATATAAATGAAAGATTATTGCGTAAGATATTCGGTATTTTCGTTTTAGCCATGTCAATTTTGATTTTGTATGAAGAAGTATTTTCATAA
- a CDS encoding PAS domain S-box protein: MSFKRTWIKLSKWFLTRPNTTGALVFLALMLLLSFVVGLRYKVVKENQQREMSNIINVVHQNFQQVLKNSYTTTLTLAMTINDEGIPENFDKIAPKLVNTNASIDAVQLVPNGVIKYVYPLEGNEAALNYDILNAPKVKEEALKSIKTKLIYFAGPLKLKQGGIGVVGRLPVYKNNKFWGFSAVIIKLNTLLELSGIKSIDDSKYYFQFSKVNPDTQKEEFFLPKKENFSKKFYQTVIIPDGDWKLYLIAQDKNGLLYQITTSIVLGFLLSLICGLWVASIMKKPAKLQLQIYEQAKKILHSEIEFKTIFEQAPVGIARVEMNTGNFLAVNDEFCRIVGYDQKELNKINFQKITHPDDLAQDALYMEKLKDGNIDEFTLEKRYIHKTGRTVWGNLIVSRLSKSDGTPTNNIAIIEDITEKKRAEEELKQSFEIVSEQNKRLLNFSYIVSHNLRSHTSNIETISSFLESAETKEERDEMIGLLKKVSASLNETMSNLNEVVSIRTNINLTIEHLNLHDYIEKAKTVLTEQIVKKEAVIHNEVATDIAVDYNTAYLESILLNFISNAIRYSHPDRKPEVFISYDGKTKTLKIKDNGIGIDMVKNGDKLFGMYKTFNGNPDSKGIGLFITKSQVEAMGGKIETESELNKGTSFTIYFK; this comes from the coding sequence ATGAGTTTCAAAAGAACTTGGATAAAACTTTCGAAATGGTTTTTAACAAGACCTAACACTACAGGTGCTCTTGTTTTTTTGGCCTTGATGCTATTACTCAGTTTTGTTGTGGGCTTGCGTTACAAGGTTGTTAAAGAAAACCAGCAGCGGGAAATGTCTAACATTATCAATGTAGTACATCAAAATTTTCAGCAAGTCTTGAAAAACAGTTATACTACTACCCTAACACTGGCCATGACTATTAACGATGAGGGGATCCCTGAAAACTTTGATAAAATTGCGCCTAAACTGGTCAACACTAATGCCAGTATTGATGCCGTTCAATTGGTACCAAATGGAGTGATTAAATATGTTTACCCATTAGAAGGCAATGAAGCAGCCTTGAATTACGATATTTTGAATGCGCCAAAAGTGAAAGAAGAAGCGCTGAAATCGATTAAAACCAAATTAATTTATTTTGCCGGACCCTTAAAACTAAAACAAGGCGGAATTGGTGTAGTAGGCAGATTACCGGTCTATAAAAACAATAAATTCTGGGGGTTTTCGGCCGTAATTATTAAACTGAATACCTTGTTGGAACTTTCCGGAATAAAATCAATAGATGACAGTAAATACTATTTTCAATTTTCAAAAGTAAATCCGGACACCCAAAAAGAGGAATTTTTCCTTCCAAAAAAAGAAAATTTCTCCAAAAAATTCTATCAAACCGTTATCATTCCTGATGGTGACTGGAAACTGTATCTCATCGCCCAAGATAAAAACGGTTTGCTTTATCAAATAACTACATCAATTGTTTTAGGCTTTTTATTGTCCTTAATCTGTGGTTTGTGGGTAGCTTCTATCATGAAAAAACCAGCTAAACTCCAATTGCAGATTTATGAGCAAGCGAAAAAAATACTTCACAGCGAAATCGAATTTAAAACCATATTCGAGCAAGCTCCGGTTGGTATTGCCCGAGTTGAAATGAATACCGGAAATTTTTTAGCCGTAAACGATGAATTTTGCCGGATAGTAGGGTATGATCAAAAAGAATTGAATAAAATTAATTTTCAAAAAATAACTCACCCCGATGATTTGGCTCAGGATGCTCTTTATATGGAAAAACTAAAAGACGGCAACATAGACGAATTTACACTTGAAAAAAGATACATTCACAAAACCGGAAGAACGGTTTGGGGAAATCTTATTGTATCTCGCTTATCAAAATCTGATGGAACGCCTACCAACAATATTGCCATTATAGAAGATATTACCGAAAAGAAAAGAGCCGAGGAAGAATTGAAACAATCTTTTGAAATTGTATCCGAACAAAATAAAAGGCTATTAAATTTTTCCTATATCGTTTCACACAATCTGCGCTCACACACCAGCAATATTGAAACCATTTCCAGCTTTTTAGAATCAGCCGAAACCAAAGAAGAACGAGACGAAATGATTGGTTTGCTGAAAAAAGTCTCTGCTTCATTAAATGAAACCATGAGTAATTTAAACGAAGTAGTGAGCATTAGAACCAACATTAATCTAACCATTGAACATTTAAACCTTCATGACTATATAGAAAAAGCCAAAACGGTTTTAACCGAACAAATTGTCAAAAAAGAAGCCGTCATTCATAACGAAGTGGCCACTGATATAGCGGTAGATTACAATACAGCTTATCTTGAAAGTATACTTTTAAATTTTATATCTAATGCCATACGCTATAGTCATCCCGACCGAAAGCCGGAAGTTTTTATTTCCTATGACGGAAAAACAAAAACACTGAAAATAAAAGACAACGGTATTGGTATTGACATGGTCAAAAATGGTGATAAATTATTCGGTATGTATAAAACCTTCAATGGCAATCCCGACTCAAAAGGTATTGGCTTATTTATTACCAAAAGTCAGGTGGAAGCTATGGGCGGCAAAATAGAAACCGAAAGCGAACTAAATAAAGGAACCTCTTTTACTATTTATTTCAAATGA
- a CDS encoding response regulator, translating into MKNKVICIIDDDPIYQLLINKIIAMSETEYDVISFKNGKEAIESFKADLEDNKEMPEIILLDIEMPIMDGWDFMNQIEKSLSGKTKKTAIYIVSSSIAYEDKEKAKTFPEIMGYFSKPIDSSKIMEITKHVTKSK; encoded by the coding sequence ATGAAAAACAAGGTAATTTGCATAATCGATGACGATCCTATTTATCAATTGTTGATTAATAAGATTATTGCCATGTCGGAAACCGAATATGATGTTATTTCTTTTAAAAATGGGAAAGAAGCCATCGAAAGCTTCAAAGCGGATTTGGAAGACAATAAAGAAATGCCGGAAATTATTCTGCTAGACATTGAAATGCCTATCATGGATGGTTGGGATTTTATGAATCAAATTGAAAAATCACTTTCGGGCAAAACCAAGAAAACAGCCATTTACATTGTAAGCTCTTCTATTGCCTATGAAGATAAAGAAAAGGCCAAAACATTTCCTGAAATCATGGGATATTTTTCAAAGCCGATAGATAGCAGCAAAATCATGGAAATCACTAAACATGTCACTAAAAGTAAGTAA